The Micavibrio sp. TMED2 genome includes a window with the following:
- a CDS encoding preprotein translocase subunit SecG, translating into MEIIVLVIHLLIAVALIGMILLQRSEGGGLGIGGGSSAGGGLGGMMSARGTANLLTRTTAILAAGFMCTSLLLAIFASNHTDTNFLDQIEGAEVFNDIRTDQGAEEGSEAPEAAAPQEPAEPQVPIAE; encoded by the coding sequence ATGGAAATCATTGTTCTTGTCATACATTTGCTGATCGCCGTTGCTCTTATCGGCATGATCCTGCTGCAACGCTCGGAAGGCGGTGGCCTCGGCATCGGTGGCGGCAGTTCCGCCGGTGGTGGTCTCGGCGGTATGATGAGTGCGCGCGGTACGGCCAACCTGCTGACCCGCACCACGGCCATTCTGGCGGCCGGTTTCATGTGCACCAGCCTGTTGCTCGCGATCTTTGCCAGCAACCATACCGACACCAATTTCCTCGACCAGATCGAAGGCGCGGAAGTTTTCAACGACATTCGGACAGATCAGGGGGCTGAGGAAGGCAGCGAAGCACCCGAAGCGGCAGCACCGCAGGAACCAGCCGAACCACAGGTTCCAATCGCCGAGTAA
- a CDS encoding CTP synthetase: MARFIFVTGGVVSSLGKGLGAAALAALLQARGFKARIRKLDPYLNVDPGTMSPYQHGEVFVTDDGAETDLDLGHYERFTGVSARQGDNITTGRIYSEVIAKERRGDYLGATVQVIPHVTDAIKAFIGSGTSDEDFIICEIGGTVGDIESLPFLEAIRQFGNEIGPENALFIHATLVPYLAAAGELKTKPTQHSVKELLSVGIQPQILICRCEQPIPESERRKIALFCNIRRERVIEARDVDTIYAVPMTYHEQGLDDEVLKYFGIDAPAPDLTRWQQVVSRVREPEGEVRIAVVGKYTSLLDAYKSLNEALDHGGIANNVKVSVEWLDSQIFEREDTLQQLEGIHGILVPGGFGERGAEGKIKAAQFAREHKIPYFGICFGMQMAIIEAARNLAGLEDASSSEFGPMENPVVGLMTEWERAGTVERRNSASPMGGTMRLGAFPCDLLPGSKVHEIYKKEQIQERHRHRYEVNIHFKEQLEEVGVRFCGLSPDGQLPEMIELPDHPWFIGVQFHPELKSRPFEPHPLFTSFVQAAIQQSRLV, encoded by the coding sequence ATGGCACGCTTCATTTTTGTAACCGGTGGCGTGGTGTCTTCGCTTGGCAAGGGGTTGGGGGCAGCTGCTCTGGCGGCCTTGCTGCAGGCCCGCGGCTTCAAGGCTCGTATCCGCAAGCTTGATCCATATCTGAACGTCGATCCGGGCACCATGAGCCCCTATCAGCATGGTGAGGTTTTCGTCACCGATGACGGGGCCGAAACCGATCTCGATCTCGGCCATTATGAGCGTTTTACCGGCGTATCGGCACGTCAGGGCGACAATATCACAACCGGCCGTATCTATTCCGAAGTGATCGCCAAGGAACGTCGCGGCGATTATCTCGGTGCCACGGTTCAGGTCATTCCCCATGTCACCGATGCGATCAAGGCGTTCATCGGTTCCGGTACTTCGGATGAGGATTTCATCATCTGTGAAATCGGCGGCACGGTCGGTGATATCGAGAGCCTGCCATTCCTGGAGGCGATCCGCCAGTTCGGCAACGAGATCGGCCCGGAAAACGCCCTGTTCATCCATGCGACGCTGGTGCCATATCTGGCCGCCGCCGGTGAGCTTAAAACCAAGCCGACCCAGCACTCGGTCAAGGAACTGCTGTCTGTCGGTATCCAGCCACAAATCCTGATCTGTCGCTGTGAACAGCCGATCCCGGAGAGCGAGCGGCGCAAGATTGCCCTGTTTTGCAACATCCGCCGTGAGCGCGTAATTGAGGCTCGTGACGTCGACACCATCTATGCCGTCCCCATGACCTATCATGAGCAGGGGCTGGATGATGAAGTGCTGAAATATTTCGGCATTGATGCCCCGGCACCTGACCTGACCCGCTGGCAGCAGGTTGTCAGTCGTGTCCGTGAACCGGAAGGCGAAGTCCGCATCGCGGTTGTCGGTAAATACACCTCACTGCTTGATGCCTACAAGTCGCTGAATGAGGCGCTTGACCATGGCGGTATCGCCAATAACGTCAAGGTCAGCGTTGAGTGGCTCGACAGCCAGATTTTTGAGCGTGAAGACACACTCCAGCAGCTTGAGGGCATCCACGGCATTCTGGTGCCCGGTGGCTTCGGTGAGCGTGGCGCGGAAGGCAAGATCAAGGCCGCCCAGTTCGCCCGTGAACACAAAATCCCGTATTTCGGTATCTGCTTCGGCATGCAGATGGCGATCATCGAGGCAGCACGCAATCTTGCCGGGCTTGAGGATGCCAGTTCGAGCGAATTTGGCCCGATGGAGAACCCGGTTGTCGGTCTGATGACCGAATGGGAGCGGGCAGGGACGGTTGAGCGACGCAACTCCGCCAGCCCGATGGGTGGCACCATGCGTCTGGGTGCTTTCCCCTGTGACCTGCTGCCGGGATCAAAGGTCCATGAGATTTACAAGAAAGAGCAGATTCAGGAACGCCACCGCCATCGCTATGAGGTGAATATCCACTTCAAGGAGCAACTTGAGGAAGTCGGTGTTCGGTTCTGCGGTCTGTCGCCGGACGGCCAGTTGCCGGAAATGATCGAACTGCCGGACCACCCGTGGTTCATCGGCGTTCAGTTCCACCCTGAACTGAAATCCCGTCCGTTCGAGCCGCATCCGCTGTTTACCAGCTTCGTTCAGGCCGCCATTCAACAGAGCCGGTTGGTTTGA
- a CDS encoding 3-deoxy-8-phosphooctulonate synthase, translating into MLNTMQKTVELGDIRIGNKLPFVLIAGPCQLESRDHAFDMAGQMQEITGRLGIPFIYKTSFDKANRTSVSGKRGMGLDKGLPILADLRKELQVPVLTDIHGAEQCEPVAAVVDILQIPAFLCRQTDLLLAAADTGAIINVKKGQFLAPWDMANVAAKLASTGNEKILLTERGASFGYNTLVSDMRALPTMAETGYPVIFDATHSVQQPGGQGTSSGGQREFVPVLARAAVAVGVAGVFIETHQDPDNAPSDGPNMVPIDQMEDLLKRLQDIDNLIKAS; encoded by the coding sequence ATGCTGAACACGATGCAAAAGACCGTTGAACTCGGCGATATCCGGATCGGCAACAAGCTGCCATTTGTGCTGATTGCCGGTCCTTGCCAGCTTGAGAGCCGGGACCATGCCTTTGACATGGCGGGGCAGATGCAGGAAATCACCGGGCGTCTCGGCATTCCGTTCATCTATAAAACCTCGTTCGACAAGGCGAACCGAACCTCGGTATCCGGCAAGCGCGGCATGGGCCTCGACAAAGGTCTGCCAATCCTGGCCGATCTGCGCAAGGAACTGCAGGTACCGGTGCTGACCGATATTCATGGTGCCGAGCAGTGCGAGCCGGTTGCCGCTGTTGTCGACATTCTCCAGATCCCGGCCTTCCTGTGTCGCCAGACCGATCTGTTGCTGGCCGCAGCCGATACCGGAGCCATCATCAATGTGAAAAAGGGGCAGTTCCTGGCACCCTGGGATATGGCCAATGTGGCGGCCAAGCTTGCCTCGACCGGTAATGAGAAAATCCTGCTGACCGAGCGCGGTGCCAGTTTCGGCTACAACACGCTTGTCTCGGACATGCGCGCGCTGCCAACCATGGCTGAAACCGGCTATCCCGTGATCTTCGATGCGACGCATTCGGTGCAACAGCCGGGTGGGCAGGGCACATCATCCGGCGGTCAGCGCGAATTCGTACCGGTTCTGGCCCGCGCCGCCGTTGCGGTCGGTGTTGCCGGCGTCTTCATCGAGACCCATCAGGACCCAGACAATGCACCATCCGACGGCCCGAACATGGTGCCGATCGATCAGATGGAAGACCTGCTCAAGAGATTGCAGGACATCGATAATCTCATAAAAGCCTCATAA
- a CDS encoding phosphopyruvate hydratase, whose amino-acid sequence MTAIVDIHAREILDSRGNPTVEVDVTLESGAFGRAAVPSGASTGTHEAVELRDGDKSRYLGKGVQNAVNAVNADIQDALLGMDAHEQIIVDQMMLALDGTDNKGNLGANAILGVSLAVAKAAAEDAGLSLYRYIGGASARTMPVPMMNIINGGAHADNPVDVQEFMIMPVSAPSIGEAVRMGAEVFHNLKKLLSEAGLATNVGDEGGFAPNVASTEDAIGYVLKAIEKAGYKPGDDVALALDAASTEFYKNGKYELEGEGVSLDSAGMVDYWAKLVGKFPILSIEDGMAEDDWDGWKLLTDTIGDKCQLVGDDLFVTNPARLADGIAKGSANSILVKVNQIGSLTETLEAVEMAHKAGFTAVMSHRSGETEDSTIADLAVATNCGQIKTGSLSRSDRTAKYNQLLRIEEELGPAAVYPGASIFGR is encoded by the coding sequence ATGACCGCTATCGTTGATATTCACGCCCGCGAAATTCTGGACAGCCGCGGTAACCCGACCGTCGAGGTTGATGTTACCCTCGAGAGCGGTGCTTTCGGTCGTGCGGCGGTGCCGTCCGGTGCCTCAACCGGTACCCATGAGGCGGTTGAACTCCGTGATGGTGACAAGTCCCGCTATCTGGGCAAGGGCGTGCAGAACGCGGTCAATGCGGTGAATGCCGATATTCAGGATGCGCTGCTCGGCATGGATGCCCATGAGCAGATCATCGTCGACCAGATGATGCTCGCCCTCGACGGCACCGACAACAAGGGCAATCTCGGCGCGAATGCGATCCTCGGCGTCAGCCTCGCGGTTGCCAAGGCAGCGGCAGAAGATGCCGGTCTGTCGCTCTATCGCTATATTGGTGGTGCCTCTGCCCGCACCATGCCGGTGCCGATGATGAATATCATCAATGGCGGTGCCCATGCCGACAACCCGGTTGATGTGCAGGAATTCATGATCATGCCGGTCAGTGCACCATCCATCGGTGAGGCTGTGCGCATGGGGGCCGAGGTGTTCCATAACCTCAAGAAACTGCTGTCGGAAGCAGGTCTGGCGACCAATGTTGGCGACGAGGGCGGTTTTGCCCCGAATGTTGCTTCGACCGAAGACGCCATCGGCTATGTCCTCAAGGCAATTGAAAAAGCCGGTTACAAACCGGGCGATGATGTGGCGCTGGCGCTCGATGCCGCCTCAACCGAATTCTACAAGAACGGCAAATATGAACTTGAAGGCGAAGGCGTCAGCCTCGACAGCGCTGGTATGGTTGATTACTGGGCCAAGCTGGTTGGCAAATTCCCGATCCTGTCGATCGAGGACGGCATGGCCGAGGATGACTGGGATGGCTGGAAGCTGCTGACCGATACCATTGGTGACAAGTGTCAGCTGGTTGGCGATGATCTGTTCGTGACCAACCCGGCACGTCTGGCTGATGGCATCGCCAAGGGCAGCGCCAATTCAATTCTGGTGAAGGTGAACCAGATCGGCAGCCTGACCGAGACCCTCGAAGCGGTTGAGATGGCGCACAAGGCCGGTTTCACCGCCGTCATGTCGCACCGTTCAGGCGAGACCGAGGACAGCACCATTGCCGATCTCGCGGTTGCCACCAACTGCGGCCAGATCAAGACCGGTTCACTGTCACGTTCCGACCGGACCGCGAAATACAACCAGCTGCTGCGTATCGAAGAAGAACTCGGGCCGGCTGCGGTTTACCCCGGCGCATCGATCTTCGGCCGCTGA
- a CDS encoding pyruvate dehydrogenase (acetyl-transferring) E1 component subunit alpha has protein sequence MATRRSSSASSKSDSTAGKSTATKRRSTAKPKVSKDELLKLYRDMLLIRRFEEKAGQLYGMGLIGGFCHLYIGQEAVVVGIQSKLKDTDSVITSYRDHGHMLACDMDPKGVMAELTGRETGYSRGKGGSMHMFSREKKFYGGHGIVGAQVPIGAGLAFAHKFQNDGGINVCYVGDGAVNQGQVYETLNMAALWKLPALIVIENNKYGMGTSQERASAGELFRRGEAYGIPGKQADGMDVLAMQAAAEEAVDYVRNNGPMILEAQTYRYRGHSMSDPAKYRSKEELNEYRQQRDPIEKVRAMLLDQKVSEDDIKAIDKEIKEIVNESADFAQNSPEPDPSELWTDVLVDA, from the coding sequence ATGGCCACGCGTCGTTCCTCGAGCGCATCATCAAAGTCTGACAGTACAGCGGGCAAGTCGACCGCCACCAAACGGCGCAGCACTGCGAAGCCGAAGGTGAGCAAGGATGAGTTGCTGAAGCTCTACCGCGACATGCTGCTGATCCGCCGCTTTGAAGAGAAGGCAGGCCAGTTGTATGGCATGGGCCTGATCGGCGGTTTCTGCCACCTCTATATCGGTCAGGAAGCGGTTGTTGTCGGCATCCAGTCAAAACTGAAGGACACCGACAGCGTTATCACCAGCTATCGTGACCACGGCCACATGCTGGCCTGTGACATGGACCCGAAAGGCGTCATGGCGGAGCTGACCGGTCGTGAAACCGGTTATTCGCGCGGCAAGGGTGGTTCCATGCACATGTTCAGCCGCGAGAAGAAATTCTATGGCGGCCACGGTATCGTCGGTGCGCAGGTGCCGATCGGTGCCGGTCTCGCTTTCGCCCACAAATTCCAGAATGATGGCGGCATCAATGTCTGTTACGTCGGCGACGGTGCGGTGAACCAGGGGCAGGTCTATGAGACCCTCAACATGGCGGCACTCTGGAAGCTGCCGGCCCTGATCGTCATTGAGAACAACAAATACGGCATGGGCACCAGTCAGGAGCGCGCTTCCGCCGGTGAACTATTCCGTCGCGGCGAGGCCTATGGCATCCCCGGCAAGCAGGCCGATGGCATGGACGTGCTGGCAATGCAGGCAGCGGCGGAAGAAGCCGTTGACTATGTCCGCAACAACGGCCCCATGATCCTCGAGGCCCAGACCTATCGCTATCGTGGCCACTCCATGTCCGATCCGGCGAAATACCGGAGCAAGGAAGAGCTGAACGAGTACCGCCAGCAACGCGATCCGATCGAGAAGGTCCGCGCCATGCTGCTCGACCAGAAGGTCAGCGAAGACGACATCAAGGCGATCGACAAGGAGATCAAGGAGATCGTCAACGAGTCAGCCGACTTCGCTCAGAACAGCCCGGAGCCGGACCCGTCCGAACTCTGGACCGATGTTCTCGTCGACGCCTGA